Genomic window (Syngnathoides biaculeatus isolate LvHL_M chromosome 6, ASM1980259v1, whole genome shotgun sequence):
TGTGGTGGTCAGTCCTGATGGTTTTGTcgtagattttgttgttgttggacctTCACTGGTAGGAGTGATTCCTGTGGGTGTGGTTGTAGATTTAGTTGTGGTCGTTGGACCTTCAGTTGTGGTGGTGGGTCCTGATGGTTTTGTCGTAGATTTTGTTGTAGTTGGACCTTCACTGGCAGTCGTGATTCCCGTGGGTGTGGTTGTAGATTTTGTTGTGGTCATTGGACCTTCAGTTGTGGTGGTCAGTCCTGATGGTTTTGTcgtggattttgttgttgtagttggaCCTTCACTGGTTGTAGTGATTCCTGTGGGTGTGGTTGTAGATTTAGTTGTGGTCGTTGGACCTTCGGTTGTGGTGGTCAGTCCTGATGGTTTTGTcgtagattttgttgttgttggacctTCACTTGTCGATATGGTTCCTGTGGGTGTGGTTTTAGATTTAGTTGTAGTCGTTGGACCTTCAGTTGTGGTGGTGGGTCCTGCAGGCATGGTTGTAGATTTAGTAGTTGTTGGACCTTCAGATGTGGTGGTGGAACCTGTGGGTGTTGATTTAGTTGTAGTTGTTGGACCTTCCGTTGTGGTGGACTGTCCTGATGGCGTTGTTGTAGATTTTGTTGAAGTTGGACCTTCACTGGTAGTAGTGATTCCTGTGGGTGTGGTTGTAGATTTAGTTGTGGTCGTTGGACCTTCAGTTGTGGCGGTGGGTCCTGATGGTTTTGTCGTagattttgttgtagtttggACCTTCACTGGCAGTCGTGATTGGTTCCCGTGGGTGTGGTTGTAGATTTCGTTGTGGTCATTGGACCTTCGGTTGTGGTGGTCAGTCCTGATGGTTTTGTcgtggattttgttgttgtagttggaCCTTCACTGGTTGTAGTGATTCCTGTGGGTGTGGTTTTTAGATTTAGTTGTGGTCGTTGGACCTTCGGTTGTGGTGGTCAGtcctgatgttttgtttttgtcgtagattttgttgttgttggacctTCACTTGTCGATATGGTTCCTGTGGGTGTGGTTTTAGATTTAGTTGTAGTCGTTGGACCTTCAGTTGTGGTGGTGGGTCCTGCAGGCATGGTTGTAGATTTAGTAGTTGTTGGACCTTCAGATGTGGTGGTGGAACCTGTGGGTGTTGATTTAGTTGTAGTTGTTGGACCTTCTGTTGTGGTGGACTGTCCTAATTGTGTTGTTGTAGATTTTGTTGTAGTTGGACCTTCACTGGTAGTAGTGATTCCTGTGGGTGTGGTTGAAAATTTCGTTGTGGTCGTTGGACCTTCGGTTGTGGTGGTCAGTCCTGATGGTTTTGTcgtagattttgttgttgttggacctTCACTGGTAGTAGTGATTTCTGTGGGTGTGGTTGTAGATTTAGTTGTGGTCGTTGGACCTTCTGTTGTGGTGGTCAGTCCTGATGGTTTTGTcgtggattttgttgttgtagttggaCCTTCACTGGTAGTAGTGATTCCTGTGGGTGTGGTTGTATATTTCGTTGTAGTCGTTGGACCTTCGGTTGTGGTGGTCAGTCCTGATGGTTTTGTCGTAGATTTTGTTGTAGTTGGACCTTCACTGGCAGTCGTGATTCCCGTGGGTGTGGTTGTAGATTTCGTTGTGGTCATTGGACCTTCGGTTGTGGTGGTCAGTCCTGATGGTTTTGTCGTGGATTTTGTTGTTATAGTTGGACTTTTACTGGTTGTAGTGATTCCTGTAGGTGTGGTTGTAGATTTAGTTGTGGTCGTTGGACCTTCGGTTGTGGTGGTCAGTCCTGATGGTTTTGTCGTAGATTTTGGTGTTGTTGGACCTTCACTTGTCGATATGGTTCCTGTGGGTGTGGTTTTAGATTTAGTTGTAGGCATTGGACCTTCAGTTGTGGTGGTGGGTCCTGCAGGCATGGTTGTAGATTTAGTAGTTGTTGGACCTTCAGATGTGGTGGTGGAACCTGTGGGTGTTGATTTAGTTGTAGTTGTTGGACCTTCTGTTGTGGTGGACTGTCCTGATGGCGTTGTTGTAGATTTTGTTGAAGTTGGACCTTCACTGGTAGTAGTGATTCCTGTGGGTGTGGTTGTAGATTTCGTTGTGGTCGTTGGACCTTCGGTTGTGGTGGTCAGTCCTGATGGTTTTGTcgtagattttgttgttgttggacctTCACTGGTAGGAGTGATTCCCGTGGGTGTGGTTGTAGATTTAGTTGTGGTTGTCGGACCTTCTGTTGTGGTGGTGGGTCCTGCAGGCATGGTTGTAGATTTAGTAGTTGTTGGACCTTCAGATGTGGTGGTGGAACCTGTGGGTGTTGATTTAGTTGTAGTTGTTGGACTTTCCGTTGTGGTGGACTGTCCTGATGGTGTTGTTGTAGATTTTGTTGCAGTTGGACCTTCACTGGTAGTAGTGATTCCTGTGGGTGTGGTTGTAGATTTCGTTGTGGTCGTTGGACCTTCGGTTGTGGTGGTCAGTCCTGATGGTTTTGTcgtagattttgttgttgttggacctTCACTGGTAGTAGTGATTTCTGTGGGTGTGGTTTTAGATTTAGTTGTGGTCGTTGGACCTTCGGCGGTGGTGGTCAGTCCTGATGGTTTTGTCGTAGATTTTGTTGTTGGACCTTCACTGGCAGTCGTGATTCCCGTGGTTGTGGTTGTAGATTTAGTTGTGGTTGTCGGACCTTCAGTTGTGGTGGTGGGTCCTGCAGGCATGGTTGTAGATTTAGTAGTTGTTGGACCTTCAGATGTGGTGGTGGATGCTGTTGGTATTGATTTAGTTGTAGTTGTTGGACCTTCCGTTGTGGTGGAGTGTCCTGATGGTGTTGTTGTAGATTTTGCTGAAGTTGGACCTTCACTGGCAGTCGTGATGCCCGTGGGTGTTTTTGTAGATTTGAGTTTCActtttgttgtgtgttgtgtgagTCTTGGTTGTAGTTTTTGATgggtttgtgttgttgttgtttggttgaTCTAGTCAGTCGGTGTTGGTTGTGGTGTTTCTTGTGGTGGTGTTGTTGTAGGATGTTTTTCTTCGTAGAGGTATTGTTTCCCTGGTTGGTGTGGTTTCTTTGTTGTTGGTGGTGGTTGTTCGTGTGTGTGAGTTGTGTGTGatggtttagtttttttgttgttgttgttctggaCTGTTGTGTCCAGTTTTGTGGTTTGTAATTTTGTTGTAGGTGTGGGGGTGATCCTGAAGGTGGTGTGTTGTTGGTGTTGGTTGTTTCGTGTTTTGGATTAGTTGTGGTGGGTTGGAGCGTTGTGGTGGAGTCGTTGTGAGGTGGGGTTATTGTTTCTGTGGTTGTGTTTGGTTTTATGGTGGTTGTCTTTCCGGGGTGGGggttgttgtgttgttttttagTTGTGAGTCACTGGTGGGTGGTGGAGTTGgtggtggatggatgtttgtgatGTGTGGATGACTGTGTTGGTGCCGTGTAGATGTGTGTGAGGTGAGGCTTGTGTGGCCTAGATGGTTGGTTGGTGTGGCCTGTTGTGTTGTAGTTTGGATATGTCTTGGATGGACTTCTTGTCGATGGTTTGATGTTTTTTAGTTGACCTTCACTGGTAGTAGTGATTCCTGTGGGTGTGGTTGAATACTTCGTTGTGGTCGTTGGACCTTCGGTTGTGGTGTCAGTCCTGATGGTTTTGTcgtagattttgttgttgttggacctTCACTGGTAGTAGTGATTCCTGTGGGTGTGGTTGTAGATTTAGTTTGTGGTCGTTGGACCTTCAGTTGTGGTGGTGGGTCCTGATGGTTTTGTCGTAGATTTGTTGTTGTAGGTGGACCTTCACTGGCAGTCGTGATTCCCGTGGGTGTGGTTGTAGCTTTCGTTGTGGTCATTGGACCTTCGGTTGTGGTGGTCAGTCCTGATGGTTTTGTCGTGGATTTTGTTCTTGTAGTTGGACCTTCACTGGTTGTAGTGATTCCTGTGGGTGTGGTTGTAGATTTAGTTGTGGTCGTTGGACCTTCGGTTGTGGTGGTCAGTCCTGATGGTTTTGTcgtagattttgttgttgttggacctTCACTTGTCGATATGGTTCCTGTGGGTGTGGTTTTAGATTTAGTTGTAGTCGTTGGACCTTCAGTTGTGGTAGTGGGTCCTGCAGGCATGGTTGTAGATTTAGTAGTTGTTGGACCTTCAGATGTGGTGGTGGAACCTGTGGGTGTTGATTTAGTTGTAGTTGTTGGACCTTCTGTTGTGGTGGACTGTCCTAATGGTGTTGTTGTAGATTTTGTTGTAGTTGGACCTTCACTGGTAGTAGTGATTCCTGTGGGTGTGGTTGAAAATTTCGTTGTGGTCGTTGGACCTTCGGTTGTGGTGGTCAGTCCTGATGGTTTTGTcgtagattttgttgttgttggacctTCACTGGTAGTCGTGATTCCTGTGGGTGTGGTTGTAGATTTCGTTGTGGTCGTTGGACCTTCGGTTGTGGTGGTCAGTCCTGATGGTTTTGTcgtggattttgttgttgtaggtGGACCTTCACTGGTAGTCGTGATTTCTGTGGGTGTGGTTTTAGATTTAGTTGTGGTCGTTGGACCTTCGGCGGTGGTGGTCAGTCCTGATGGTTTTGTCGTAG
Coding sequences:
- the LOC133501989 gene encoding mucin-2-like yields the protein MPAGPTTTTEGPTTTTKSTTTTTGITTASEGPTTKSTTKPSGLTTTAEGPTTTTKSKTTPTEITTTSEGPTTTKSTTKPSGLTTTTEGPTTTTKSTTTPTGITTTSEGPTATKSTTTPSGQSTTTESPTTTTKSTPTGSTTTSEGPTTTKSTTMPAGPTTTTEGPTTTTKSTTTPTGITPTSEGPTTTKSTTKPSGLTTTTEGPTTTTKSTTTPTGITTTSEGPTSTKSTTTPSGQSTTTEGPTTTTKSTPTGSTTTSEGPTTTKSTTMPAGPTTTTEGPMPTTKSKTTPTGTISTSEGPTTPKSTTKPSGLTTTTEGPTTTTKSTTTPTGITTTSKSPTITTKSTTKPSGLTTTTEGPMTTTKSTTTPTGITTASEGPTTTKSTTKPSGLTTTTEGPTTTTKYTTTPTGITTTSEGPTTTTKSTTKPSGLTTTTEGPTTTTKSTTTPTEITTTSEGPTTTKSTTKPSGLTTTTEGPTTTTKFSTTPTGITTTSEGPTTTKSTTTQLGQSTTTEGPTTTTKSTPTGSTTTSEGPTTTKSTTMPAGPTTTTEGPTTTTKSKTTPTGTISTSEGPTTTKSTTKTKHQD